A genomic window from Zalophus californianus isolate mZalCal1 chromosome 13, mZalCal1.pri.v2, whole genome shotgun sequence includes:
- the LOC113934830 gene encoding gastrula zinc finger protein XlCGF7.1-like: MLNFQHRPEIVAGMWRTDTGGQSFNQESHLRVNQGNHADVTPFECGQNFSHKSTHTAEKFCDHNICRGTLSHQSACSVCQRTHTRLKPYDYSECGISFRKKLYLLIYQRIHTGAKPYKCNECGKDFSHKSGLQKHEITHTRERPYECVECGKTFSCRLGLRVHQRTHTGEKPYECSECGKTFVQQSALKTHQTIHKGEKPDECNEYGKTFAQNSTLKKHQTIYTREKSYDCKECGKAFNQKSSLGMHQRTHTGEKPYKCNECGKAFTAKSGLRIHQRIHTGEKP, translated from the exons ATGTTAAATTTCCAGCATAGGCCTGAAATTGTTGCTGGAATGTGG AGAACTGACACAGGAGGGCAAAGTTTCAACCAGGAGTCACACTTAAGAGTAAACCAGGGAAATCATGCAGACGTGACCCCCTTTGAATGTGGACAAAACTTCAGCCATAAATCAACTCACACAGCAGAGAAATTCTGTGATCATAATATATGCAGGGGAACCCTCAGCCACCAGTCAGCCTGCAGTGTATGTCAGAGGACTCACACAAGGTTGAAACCCTATGACTATAGTGAATGTGGAATATCCTTTCGTAAAAAATTGTACCTCCTTATTTaccagagaattcacacaggggcgaaaccttacaaatgtaacGAATGTGGGAAGGATTTCAGCCACAAGTCAGGCCTACAGAAACATGAGATAACTCACACAAGGGAGAGACCTTATGAGTGTGTTGAATGTGGGAAAACTTTCAGCTGCAGGTTAGGCCTGAGAGTACATCAGAGAACTCATACaggggagaaaccctatgaatgtagtGAATGTGGAAAAACATTTGTCCAGCAGTCAGCTCTCAAAACACATCAGACCATTCACAAAGGGGAAAAGCCTGATGAATGTAATGAATATGGGAAAACCTTTGCCCAGAATTCAACCCTCAAAAAACACCAGACAATTTACACAAGGGAGAAGTCCTATGACTGTaaggaatgtggaaaagccttcaaCCAGAAGTCAAGCCTAGGAATGCACCAGAGAACTCACACAGGGGAGAAACCatacaaatgtaatgaatgtggaaagGCTTTCACTGCAAAGTCAGGCCTAAGAATACATCAAAGgattcacacaggagagaaaccctag